The following are encoded together in the Lactuca sativa cultivar Salinas chromosome 1, Lsat_Salinas_v11, whole genome shotgun sequence genome:
- the LOC111886124 gene encoding heavy metal-associated isoprenylated plant protein 3, whose product MAKKKNGNNNNNNHHHHNNDNSDNSNNNNENEDNGGKKQKGSGIVVVVLKMDLHCEGCAGRVVKAVRSLDGVESVRIGDSELNKLTVIGNLDPAKLRQKVEEKTKKKVELISPATKKNNDGENNNNRSDGGDGGGGGGDNKKKQQKSSSENQQPPSDKAKNAVKKDEKKPKELSVTTAVLKVPLHCQGCVRKIHKIISKTKGFIEMSIDKNKDLVTVKGATDMKMLAEVLKQKLKKAVEIVPAKKDGGDEKKGKGGGGNDGVEKGGGGGGGGGGGQKKGKKGGGGDDGDGNDGTGGKMEAYKMESFGGPYPHFEYGSGYADYVHAPQLFSDENPNACSVM is encoded by the exons ATGGCGAAG AAGAAGAacggaaacaacaacaacaacaaccaccaccaccacaacaacGACAACAGCGACAACAGCAACAATAACAATGAGAATGAAGATAACGGTGGAAAGAAGCAGAAAGGTTCTGGTATTGTAGTGGTGGTTCTGAAAATGGACTTGCACTGCGAAGGCTGCGCCGGTAGAGTCGTGAAAGCAGTTCGTAGTCTCGATG GTGTTGAGTCTGTGAGAATCGGTGACAGTGAGCTCAATAAACTTACGGTCATCGGGAACCTCGATCCGGCAAAACTCCGGCAAAAGGTTGAGGAAAAAACTAAGAAAAAGGTGGAACTCATCTCTCCGGCGACTAAAAAGAACAATGACGGAGAGAACAACAACAACCGATCTGACGGCGGCGACGGAGGCGGAGGAGGAGGAGATAATAAAAAGAAGCAGCAAAAATCATCTTCGGAGAACCAACAACCGCCTTCTGATAAGGCAAAAAACGCCGTTAAGAAAGACGAGAAGAAACCCAAAGAG CTATCGGTGACGACGGCGGTTTTGAAGGTTCCGTTACACTGCCAGGGTTGCGTTCGGAAGATTCATAAAATTATCAGCAAAACAAAGG GTTTTATTGAAATGTCGATTGATAAGAACAAGGATTTGGTGACTGTGAAAGGGGCGACTGATATGAAGATGCTGGCGGAGGTTCTGAAGCAGAAACTGAAGAAGGCGGTGGAGATAGTTCCGGCGAAGAAAGACGGCGGTGATGAGAAGAAAGGGAAGGGTGGCGGTGGTAACGACGGAGTGGAGAAAGGCGGCGGCGGAGGCGGCGGCGGAGGCGGTGGCCAGAAGAAGGGGAAGAAAGGTGGCGGCGGAGATGACGGAGACGGAAACGATGGTACTGGTGGGAAGATGGAGGCGTACAAGATGGAGAGTTTTGGAGGTCCGTATCCACATTTTGAATATGGGTCGGGTTATGCGGATTACGTACATGCCCCTCAGTTGTTCAGCGATGAGAACCCAAATGCTTGTAGTGTTATGTGA